A genomic segment from Nocardia cyriacigeorgica GUH-2 encodes:
- a CDS encoding rhodanese-like domain-containing protein, with protein MGIVGLVRGWQVLLLICLLAVELTACWSGGEPDLASPSTTVRAESSRLLPPAEFAAAMAEPARVTINVHVPFEGYLDGTDRMIPYNEISSQAAQLPADRATPLAIYCLSGRMSVDAMQALVALGYTDVVDLRGGMQAWQADGRPVLLTLPTGVK; from the coding sequence GTGGGCATCGTCGGATTGGTGCGAGGGTGGCAGGTGCTGCTTCTCATCTGTCTTCTGGCTGTCGAGCTCACGGCGTGCTGGAGTGGTGGTGAACCGGATTTGGCATCACCCTCCACGACTGTCCGAGCTGAATCGAGCCGACTGCTGCCGCCCGCCGAATTCGCTGCGGCCATGGCCGAGCCTGCGCGGGTGACGATCAACGTTCACGTGCCCTTCGAGGGGTATCTGGACGGTACGGATCGGATGATTCCGTACAACGAGATCAGCTCGCAGGCAGCGCAATTGCCCGCCGACCGGGCGACGCCGCTGGCCATCTATTGCCTGAGCGGACGCATGAGCGTCGATGCGATGCAAGCGCTCGTTGCGCTCGGATACACGGATGTGGTCGATTTGCGAGGGGGTATGCAGGCGTGGCAGGCGGACGGCCGACCTGTATTGCTGACCCTGCCTACCGGTGTGAAGTAA
- a CDS encoding heavy metal translocating P-type ATPase — protein sequence MTTATQPPATGQVELVIGGMTCASCANRIEKKLNKLDGVTATVNYATEKARVDFTGDISPDELIATVEQAGYTAALPAPKVETAAAEPVEEDPTASLRTRLLVSLVLTVPVIAMAMIPALQFTNWQWLSLTLAAPVVVWGALPFHKAAWTNLRHATATMDTLVSIGTLAAFGWSIYALFWGTAGTPGMTHPFEFTISRMDGSGSIYLEAAAGVTTFILAGRFFEARSKRRAGAALRALLELGAKEVSVLRGGSEQRIPVEQLAVGDRFVVRPGEKIATDGVIVEGSSAVDASMLTGESVPVEVGTDDAVVGATVNVGGRIVVRATRIGSDTQLAQMAKLVEDAQTGKAQAQRLADKISGIFVPIVIALSVATLGFWLGTGGAIAAAFTAAVAVLIIACPCALGLATPTALMVGTGRGAQLGILIKGPEVLESTRRVDTVVLDKTGTVTTGKMTLLDVVAAEGEAADEVLALAGALEDSSEHPIAQAIAKGAREKLGELKLVEDFANIEGLGVQGVVDGHAVIVGRARLLADWSQQLDADLERAMAAAEAEGKTAVAIGWDGKARGVLVVADAVKPTSAQAITQLRALGLTPIMLTGDNAAAARAIGDQVGIDEVIAEVLPQDKVETVKRLQAEGKVVAMVGDGVNDAAALAQADLGLAMGTGTDVAIEASDLTLVRGDLRAAADAIRLSRRTLATIKGNLFWAFAYNVAAIPLAMAGLLNPMLAGAAMAFSSVFVVSNSLRLRNFRSTAQ from the coding sequence ATGACCACCGCGACACAACCACCCGCCACCGGGCAGGTCGAATTGGTGATCGGTGGCATGACCTGCGCGTCCTGCGCCAACCGCATCGAGAAGAAGCTGAACAAGCTCGACGGCGTGACCGCGACGGTGAACTACGCGACCGAGAAGGCCCGCGTCGACTTCACCGGCGACATCTCCCCCGATGAGCTGATCGCCACCGTCGAACAGGCCGGCTACACCGCCGCCCTGCCCGCGCCGAAGGTCGAGACGGCCGCCGCCGAACCGGTCGAGGAGGATCCCACCGCCTCGCTGCGGACCCGGCTGCTGGTCTCGCTGGTGCTGACCGTGCCGGTGATCGCCATGGCGATGATCCCGGCCCTGCAGTTCACCAACTGGCAGTGGCTGTCGCTGACGCTGGCCGCGCCGGTCGTGGTGTGGGGCGCACTGCCCTTCCACAAGGCGGCCTGGACCAACCTGCGGCACGCCACCGCCACCATGGACACGCTGGTGTCGATCGGCACGCTGGCCGCGTTCGGCTGGTCGATCTACGCGCTGTTCTGGGGCACCGCGGGCACGCCGGGGATGACGCACCCGTTCGAATTCACCATCTCGCGGATGGACGGGTCCGGCAGCATCTACCTCGAGGCCGCTGCCGGTGTGACCACGTTCATCCTGGCGGGGCGCTTCTTCGAGGCCAGGTCCAAGCGGCGGGCCGGCGCCGCCTTGCGGGCGCTGCTCGAGCTCGGGGCCAAGGAGGTCTCGGTGCTGCGCGGCGGCTCCGAGCAGCGGATTCCGGTGGAGCAGTTGGCCGTCGGTGATCGGTTCGTGGTGCGGCCGGGCGAGAAGATCGCCACCGATGGCGTGATCGTCGAGGGTTCCTCGGCGGTGGACGCGTCCATGCTGACCGGTGAATCGGTGCCGGTCGAGGTCGGCACGGACGACGCGGTGGTCGGCGCGACCGTCAACGTCGGCGGGCGGATCGTGGTGCGCGCCACCCGCATCGGCTCCGACACCCAGCTCGCGCAGATGGCGAAGCTGGTGGAGGACGCGCAGACCGGTAAGGCGCAGGCCCAGCGGCTGGCGGACAAGATCTCCGGCATCTTCGTGCCGATCGTCATCGCCCTGTCGGTGGCCACCCTCGGCTTCTGGCTCGGCACCGGCGGCGCGATCGCGGCGGCGTTCACCGCGGCGGTGGCCGTGCTGATCATCGCCTGCCCGTGCGCCCTCGGCCTGGCCACGCCGACCGCGCTGATGGTCGGCACCGGGCGCGGCGCCCAGCTCGGCATCCTGATCAAGGGCCCCGAGGTGCTCGAATCGACCCGCCGGGTCGACACGGTGGTGCTGGACAAGACCGGCACCGTCACCACCGGCAAGATGACCCTGCTCGACGTCGTCGCCGCCGAGGGTGAAGCCGCCGACGAGGTGCTGGCGCTGGCCGGCGCGCTGGAGGATTCCTCCGAACACCCGATCGCCCAGGCCATCGCCAAGGGCGCCAGGGAGAAGCTTGGCGAGCTGAAGCTGGTGGAGGACTTCGCCAATATCGAGGGCCTCGGCGTGCAGGGCGTGGTGGACGGTCACGCGGTGATCGTCGGCCGGGCCCGGCTGCTGGCCGACTGGTCGCAGCAGCTCGACGCCGACCTCGAACGCGCCATGGCGGCCGCCGAGGCCGAGGGCAAGACCGCCGTCGCGATCGGCTGGGACGGTAAGGCGCGCGGGGTGCTCGTGGTGGCGGATGCGGTGAAACCGACCTCCGCGCAGGCGATCACCCAGTTGCGTGCGCTCGGCCTGACCCCGATCATGCTGACCGGCGACAACGCTGCCGCGGCCCGCGCGATCGGCGATCAGGTGGGCATCGACGAGGTGATCGCGGAGGTGCTGCCGCAGGACAAGGTCGAGACCGTCAAGCGGTTGCAGGCCGAGGGCAAGGTGGTCGCGATGGTCGGCGACGGCGTCAACGATGCGGCCGCGCTGGCCCAGGCCGATCTGGGCCTGGCGATGGGCACCGGCACCGACGTCGCCATCGAGGCCAGCGACCTGACGCTGGTGCGGGGTGATCTGCGCGCGGCCGCGGATGCGATCCGGCTGTCCCGGCGCACCCTTGCCACCATCAAGGGCAACCTGTTCTGGGCCTTCGCCTACAACGTGGCCGCGATCCCGCTGGCCATGGCGGGCCTGCTGAACCCGATGCTGGCCGGCGCCGCGATGGCGTTCTCCTCGGTATTCGTGGTCAGCAACAGCCTGCGGTTGCGCAACTTCCGCTCCACCGCGCAGTAA
- a CDS encoding TetR/AcrR family transcriptional regulator, which translates to MPKLWSETIDSHRRTVRESILDAAARLAIEHGVASVTMSRIAEQAGIGRATLYKYFPDVGSILAAWHERQVGHHLEQLAVVSEAEADPTQRLDVLLGTYAQILRESRHRHDSDLGAMVHHSGPHVDHAEQRLRQLMTDAVAAAAAAGTVRTDAPAGELANYCLHALDAAVSASSDAAVARLITVIRAGLEPA; encoded by the coding sequence GTGCCGAAGTTGTGGAGCGAGACGATTGATTCGCACCGTCGCACGGTGCGTGAATCGATCCTCGACGCTGCCGCACGGTTGGCGATCGAGCACGGAGTGGCGTCGGTGACGATGTCGCGGATCGCCGAGCAGGCCGGGATCGGGCGGGCAACGCTGTACAAGTACTTCCCCGACGTAGGCTCGATTCTTGCCGCCTGGCATGAGCGCCAGGTCGGTCACCACTTGGAGCAGCTGGCGGTGGTGAGCGAGGCCGAGGCCGACCCGACGCAACGACTGGATGTCCTGTTGGGCACCTATGCGCAAATTCTTCGCGAATCCAGGCACCGTCACGACAGCGATCTAGGCGCGATGGTGCACCACAGCGGCCCGCACGTCGACCACGCCGAACAACGACTACGCCAGTTGATGACAGATGCGGTGGCCGCTGCGGCGGCGGCGGGCACGGTGAGGACGGATGCACCCGCGGGTGAGCTGGCAAACTACTGCTTGCATGCGTTGGATGCTGCGGTCTCGGCATCGTCGGACGCCGCGGTAGCCCGACTGATCACAGTGATCCGGGCCGGTTTGGAACCCGCCTGA
- a CDS encoding BlaI/MecI/CopY family transcriptional regulator: MAHRFGDLEAVVMDRIWSADDTTTVREVFEDLLQVREMAYTTVMTTMDNLHRKGWLERERRGRAYVYWPSLSREQYSAKLMRDALGGGRSDLILAHFVEQISDDESAALRTVLRGVAARRGKKE, encoded by the coding sequence TTGGCACATCGTTTCGGCGATCTGGAGGCGGTCGTCATGGACCGGATCTGGTCAGCCGACGATACGACAACGGTGCGTGAGGTGTTCGAGGACCTACTCCAAGTCCGGGAGATGGCCTATACCACCGTGATGACCACGATGGATAACCTGCACCGAAAGGGCTGGCTGGAGCGAGAGCGGCGAGGTCGAGCTTACGTCTACTGGCCTTCGTTGAGCCGCGAACAATACAGCGCCAAACTTATGCGCGACGCCCTCGGCGGCGGCCGTTCAGACCTGATTCTCGCGCACTTCGTCGAACAGATCAGCGACGATGAATCGGCGGCTCTGCGGACGGTGTTGCGGGGCGTCGCCGCCCGGCGGGGGAAGAAGGAGTGA
- a CDS encoding M56 family metallopeptidase translates to MSLAICLLVYATVVCVVSPRLLPRLTGLGSTPTAAVAAWLVALASVVASWVGAAIALTAELVRTWDRPASSILGACLAAVRTAGSGHYGFAAQIGVATFAVALSGFLMAVAVRIARALARARKISAEHARSAHIVGRRVPGVDGVVIDAPEKAAYCVAGRPGTVVVTSAAVAALDVDHLEAVLAHERAHLDGRHHLVLAVTRALANVLPRLQLFGVARNEVAQLLEMCADDRAARRHGRTTVLSAIVRLSDAPVPRRALGASSVGISARIRRLDGPVSAVELMRSRLLLSVFAAVVGASPFLAASGAVYGLAICMPLTS, encoded by the coding sequence GTGAGCCTCGCCATCTGCCTGCTTGTCTACGCCACAGTCGTGTGCGTGGTCTCGCCACGGCTACTGCCCCGCCTGACAGGTCTCGGAAGCACCCCAACCGCCGCGGTCGCGGCATGGCTGGTTGCACTGGCGAGCGTTGTTGCCTCATGGGTCGGCGCAGCTATCGCACTCACCGCAGAGCTCGTGCGAACGTGGGACCGGCCGGCCTCGTCGATACTCGGCGCATGTCTCGCAGCGGTACGTACGGCCGGCAGCGGGCACTACGGCTTCGCCGCCCAAATCGGCGTGGCAACATTTGCCGTCGCGCTGTCGGGCTTCTTGATGGCAGTGGCGGTTCGCATTGCCCGAGCGCTCGCACGTGCCCGGAAGATCAGCGCGGAGCATGCCCGGTCGGCACATATCGTAGGGCGCCGTGTGCCGGGCGTGGACGGGGTCGTCATCGACGCGCCAGAGAAGGCCGCGTATTGCGTTGCTGGACGGCCGGGGACTGTCGTGGTCACCAGCGCCGCGGTGGCCGCACTCGATGTCGACCATTTGGAAGCTGTCCTCGCCCATGAACGAGCGCACCTCGATGGGCGACACCACCTTGTGCTCGCGGTAACTCGTGCTCTCGCGAACGTATTGCCGCGCCTCCAGCTGTTCGGCGTCGCTCGGAACGAGGTTGCCCAACTGCTGGAAATGTGCGCCGACGATCGAGCGGCCCGCAGGCACGGGCGGACCACCGTTCTGTCCGCGATTGTTCGCCTGTCCGACGCTCCCGTTCCCCGGCGAGCACTTGGTGCCAGTTCAGTCGGCATCAGCGCACGGATCAGACGACTGGATGGCCCAGTCTCTGCCGTCGAATTGATGCGTTCCCGCCTGCTGCTTTCCGTATTCGCTGCTGTGGTCGGTGCTTCGCCATTTCTCGCAGCCTCCGGCGCCGTCTACGGGTTGGCCATATGCATGCCGCTGACCAGCTGA
- a CDS encoding NAD(P)/FAD-dependent oxidoreductase, with amino-acid sequence MSGFDRVVVVGASLAGLRAVQALRDVGFPGEITVIGAEAHLPYNRPPLSKSALDGDDDVSLPGAESLGDGWLRGRRATALRQQDKTVVLDDGSEVPYDGLVIATGARPRQLGEHPSWVHTLRTLDDALTLRAALANWPDRVTIVGGGFIGSEVASTARRQGLSVTLVDAGPYPMLATLGRHAARWLAGHHTRHGVELVTGSRVRAFDEDGLPAVRLEDGRSIQAELVVAGMGVVADTAWLEGSGLKLDSGVIATNTLFAEGTDTIVAAGDVARWSHDLFAGALVRVEHWANANEQGALAARNLLAGPSAAQPYSAVPSFATHIHGARIQTAGLPYLADEERIVFGAVEDDQFATAFLANGVLVGAVAVNAHKELNRFRRAIAARASLGDIAV; translated from the coding sequence ATGAGCGGATTCGATCGAGTAGTAGTGGTAGGGGCCTCCTTGGCTGGACTGCGCGCCGTCCAAGCGCTGCGGGACGTCGGCTTCCCTGGGGAGATCACGGTTATCGGCGCGGAAGCACACCTGCCGTATAACCGTCCACCCCTGTCGAAAAGCGCGCTGGACGGCGACGACGATGTCTCACTACCGGGAGCAGAGAGTCTCGGCGACGGATGGTTGCGCGGTCGGCGCGCCACAGCGCTACGCCAACAAGACAAAACGGTCGTCCTCGACGACGGCTCTGAAGTCCCGTATGACGGGCTCGTCATAGCGACCGGCGCACGGCCACGACAGCTCGGCGAACATCCCTCGTGGGTACATACTTTGCGCACGCTCGACGACGCGCTGACACTGCGGGCGGCGCTCGCCAACTGGCCTGATCGAGTGACAATCGTCGGCGGCGGGTTCATCGGCAGCGAAGTCGCTTCCACCGCCCGACGACAGGGCTTGTCGGTAACCCTTGTCGATGCCGGTCCATACCCGATGCTCGCCACCCTCGGCCGCCACGCGGCACGCTGGCTTGCCGGCCACCACACCCGCCACGGCGTCGAACTCGTAACAGGCTCACGAGTAAGGGCGTTCGACGAAGACGGCCTTCCAGCAGTTCGACTGGAGGACGGCCGGTCCATCCAAGCAGAGTTGGTCGTGGCCGGAATGGGCGTGGTGGCGGACACCGCCTGGCTGGAGGGAAGCGGTCTGAAACTCGATAGCGGAGTGATCGCAACGAACACGCTCTTCGCGGAAGGAACCGACACTATAGTCGCGGCAGGCGATGTCGCACGCTGGTCCCACGACCTCTTCGCCGGGGCACTCGTTCGAGTCGAGCACTGGGCCAACGCCAATGAGCAAGGCGCGCTCGCCGCCCGCAACCTCCTTGCCGGACCATCTGCAGCGCAGCCGTACTCGGCTGTCCCTTCGTTCGCCACTCACATACATGGCGCCCGAATCCAGACCGCCGGCCTGCCCTACCTCGCCGATGAGGAGCGTATCGTCTTCGGTGCTGTCGAGGACGATCAGTTTGCTACCGCGTTCTTGGCGAACGGCGTTCTGGTGGGTGCGGTCGCAGTGAATGCCCACAAAGAGTTGAACCGGTTCCGGCGCGCTATCGCCGCGCGGGCGTCCTTGGGGGACATCGCTGTGTGA
- a CDS encoding DUF305 domain-containing protein — translation MSRRSIIARRLIPCVGLVALVVAGCGNDDDATPVHHSSTTSADSATAATGIAPAGTFNDADVTFLQMMYPHHDQAVEMAELVPTRSQDQQVIDLAAGIKAAQQPEMTQIQSLLASAGKPDPADGTMNHDMPGMMSPEQMSSLGAMSGPEFDKMWLQMMIDHHRGAVEMAQTEIASGTNPQAKQMAETIVATQQQEIAQMETLLGQK, via the coding sequence ATGTCTCGACGTTCCATCATCGCTCGAAGGCTCATTCCGTGTGTTGGATTGGTAGCCCTGGTCGTGGCCGGCTGCGGGAATGACGACGATGCCACACCGGTCCATCATTCCTCCACGACTTCGGCCGACTCTGCGACTGCGGCAACCGGCATCGCCCCTGCGGGCACCTTCAACGATGCCGATGTGACGTTCTTGCAGATGATGTATCCGCACCATGACCAGGCCGTGGAGATGGCCGAGCTGGTGCCAACGCGATCCCAGGATCAGCAGGTCATCGACCTCGCAGCCGGGATCAAAGCAGCTCAGCAGCCTGAGATGACCCAGATTCAATCCCTGCTGGCCAGTGCCGGAAAGCCGGACCCCGCCGACGGCACGATGAACCACGACATGCCCGGCATGATGTCGCCGGAGCAGATGTCCTCGCTCGGGGCGATGTCGGGGCCCGAGTTCGACAAGATGTGGTTGCAGATGATGATCGACCATCACCGCGGAGCGGTGGAGATGGCCCAAACCGAGATCGCCTCCGGAACCAACCCCCAGGCAAAACAAATGGCTGAAACCATCGTCGCCACACAGCAGCAAGAGATCGCCCAGATGGAAACACTTCTGGGACAAAAGTGA
- a CDS encoding heavy-metal-associated domain-containing protein gives MSNTITVTVRGMTCGHCASSVREEVGRIDGVTSVAVDLASGLVTIDSAAPVEPDAIAAAVDEAGYELAD, from the coding sequence ATGAGCAACACCATCACTGTGACCGTCAGGGGGATGACCTGCGGCCATTGCGCTTCATCGGTCCGTGAAGAGGTCGGCAGGATCGACGGAGTCACGAGCGTCGCGGTCGATCTCGCCAGCGGGCTAGTGACAATCGACAGCGCAGCACCGGTTGAGCCTGACGCAATCGCCGCAGCTGTGGACGAGGCCGGCTACGAACTGGCCGACTGA
- a CDS encoding four-helix bundle copper-binding protein — protein MGTVAELLDSYPADLGRVDRNVLATCIERCFECAQACTACADACLSEPGVAELVKCIRSDLDCADICDTTGRVVSRHTGYDANLTRAFLEACATACASCADECERHTAHEHCRVCAQACRRCEAACRELIAALG, from the coding sequence ATGGGTACCGTCGCTGAACTGCTCGACTCGTATCCGGCCGATCTCGGCCGGGTCGACCGGAACGTGCTCGCTACGTGCATCGAGCGATGTTTCGAATGCGCACAGGCGTGTACCGCGTGCGCTGATGCCTGTTTGAGCGAGCCGGGCGTGGCCGAGCTGGTCAAGTGCATCAGGTCAGATCTCGACTGCGCCGACATCTGCGACACGACGGGAAGGGTTGTGTCTCGTCACACCGGTTACGACGCGAACTTGACCCGGGCGTTTCTCGAGGCGTGCGCGACCGCGTGCGCGAGTTGCGCCGATGAATGCGAACGCCATACCGCTCACGAACACTGCCGTGTCTGCGCGCAGGCATGCCGGCGCTGTGAAGCGGCGTGCCGGGAGCTGATAGCGGCCCTCGGCTGA